Below is a genomic region from Neurospora crassa OR74A linkage group VII, whole genome shotgun sequence.
CAGAAACGGAACTCCCATTTCTTCGTGGAGCTCTCCTTTACCCATATCCCCTCTTTCTCGCGGATCCAGGCTGTCATACTACGGGCGACATTGTTGAAAGTGATGCTGAGATTGGTTGATTTGGCTATGGCTCCGGCGACGGGGTTACCGTAACCTATATCGGCTGTGGTTGGATAAATCAGTGGCTCGGGGGCAAGGACGTGGGTGAACCAGTCAATTGTAGAGGCTAGGGTTATTTGGGTGATGTTGAAGTAGGGAAGGCGGTTGGAAACCGTAGTGGCACCAGGGTCATCATGGTCCCCAGGGTCAAGACTGGGGTGTGTAGCCAGGAGTAAATCAGATCGCGGAAAATCCCAGAGCGTGCCATGTAAATCTGGGCGGACTGGGCTGCTTAGTGTGTGGTTGAAGGGATACATCCATTCTTCTCTCTGTCTTTTTGTGGAGATGTTGCGTTCCAAAAATCCGTCTCGAGGCAACAGCGACGGATGTAACCACTCGTTCCGCGAGTCAAGAATGGATTCATGGAGTATGCCCTTCCTGACGCTCGAATTGTATCGGTTGACGCAGAAGGATAAGCCGCATTCCATGGCGAGTGGAAACGTCGTATTCCAAGGCGAAAGGTCATTGACAAATTCCGGTGTAGACTGGATGATTCTGAAAACAACAAAGGTGGTAGTAAAGTTGGCAAAAGATATCGACTCGGATCGGTTGGCTATGACTTTGACAACGGTTTGATTTGGTGATATTGAGGTGAGGACAGTCAATGATCCCCAGGAACTTTTATCCCTCGGCGGCTTTGCGTCGTCCCAATTGAGAATTTCCAAGTCGTATGGCAGTAGATATCGTGTATAAGTACTCCCTCCACTGGGCACTTGTTCTTTTCGAATATGATCTGACACATTAATGCAACGGCTGCAAACTGCCAATGAGTCGAAATTCTGGAATGTGCAATTACCGGTCTCGCAAGAGAAGGATGGCTGGTAAGGGTCAACCAAGGCCGCGGACTTGTTGACGAATCCATCATAGACGGCAAGCGTCAGGCCATAGTCCGCTGTCAGTGCACTTTCCTGGAAGACCACCATGTCGGGTCCCATCGAGCCATTTTTGTTCTTCAAAGTAATCTGTCTTCCTGTTGTCTGTTCTTCGCCTACACAGATCTTGATTGATGCCCGAATTTCGGCTCTTGAGCTTTCCATGAGTTGGACCTCATATCCAGATGTGTTGACTATGGCTTGGACGAAGGGGTCGTATCCGAACATTACAACCGTTACTAGAGCGCCGAGCGAGGCGAGATGTCTATCAGATCATTTTGTTAGCAGCTGAAGGACAGGTGAATCAACTGGATGGTCCTACAACTCAAACGTACCGATACTTGAGCTTCCAGAGCAGCTGCAAACTTCCCAAAGGCCCTCTACTTGCTTCATCGAAGGTTCTAAAGACCAGAATGTCGTCTTCTCTTTGGGAAAACCAATTCCACTTTGCCTGCCCCAGACAGGGCGTGATGGCGAAGGCAAGAGAGGTGCGAGAAATCTGTGCCATGGTCGATATGATTGTGCCCAGTGACAGGTAGAGGGGCCACGATTCCAAGGGCTTGCCGTCGAAGAAGTAAAGAATACTCAGTGTCAACGCCAGGGAGAAACAGCTGAGTGTCATTGCTGCTAGCTCCCAGAACCAGGAGGATCCCCATCGTTGCCACGGGCTGTACTGGGACAGCCGCGTGTTGCTTGGCAGAATTCTCCGAGGAATGATTTTTTGCGGTATGATACAGTCCTCGTGCACTTCATGCTGGCCAAGTGGGAGATGGTCCTGGGTAGAGATTTCTGGGGACAGCGGAGTAAAATCGGATGGTTCGTATGTCGAATTGTGTGGATCCATGTCTCTAGTGATGTTTGCGAGCAAAGACCAAAAGAATACGCAAGAGAAATTGAAAACAACCTGGAATGGGAAGTACGAATAGGATGAAACGTCCAAATCCAGATTCATCGACGAAAACAGGTTGAGTTTGAACATGCCCAGCAGGCTATAAGCACCCCGCTTGGTATGAACTGTTGCGCAACGTTGGAAACCGCAATTGCCAAAATTCCACAGTGAGTGAGATCGGCAACTGTTGTGTTACCTACACAAGTGAAGCCTTAAGTGGTCTTACATGGCCATGCTACTCGTGTCTCACGAGGAAGGAATCTAATGGGCTTGTTGATTGAGGGTGTCGATCGCCTTGTGTCACTGACCAAATGTCGGTGGTGTTGGACAATACCGAGGACTCGCAAGGTCCGATATAGTTTGTACTTTGGCAAGATCCAAGTATCAGGTCAGCAATGTTGGCCACGACATACCGATATACGACGGAAAGGAGATGACAACGCGGGTCTTACCGACGTTCCCTTGATATTAGAGTCTTGATGGATATTATGGCGTACTCGGCTTGAAGGTTTCATCGGCATTTGGATGTGGCCGATATCGGGCAGATTTGAGTGAAAGATGGTGGTAGAAGGGTCTGTGGTGAAAGGAGGATTGGATACCCACCTACCCCCATGGACTGCAACGAACTTTTAGCGCCGTCTTCTGTTTCAAGAGACACCCACAGTACCACTCATGTTTGCTGTTTCCTTCTTGGTGACCCCGCGACTTGTGCAAGTTGTATGCTGAAGACTGGCAGGAGTAAGGTAAAGCTCttgaaaaaagggaagaacaTCTCAAGAAGAAATGGGGTCACTGTCAACCTAGCGCCCATCTAACTCATCGCCCTCCACTCACTGAACATCGCGGATATCAAGCGCTGAGTTCCTGCATGGTTTGACGATGGATGAAAGGTGCGGAAGCTTGGCTATTTGTTTTTCAAGCACGAATGACACGATCGCTAAACGTGCTAATGATTAATTCTCCCGAACCCCTTACTTAAGCTCAAGAGGCAACGGCACCGCCTCATCCACAATCTTCACCTCATGGCCCCAAACCATGGGCTTTTCTACCCTTTCTCTCTGACGGGCCTTGGCCATCACCTGGCGCGCCAGCAAAATCGCTTGATTGCCTTCGCTTACCAGGCTTCGCTGGAGCTCATCCAGCTTTTGCCGGAGAATATCGATCGGCTGATCTTTGTTTTCGGCGAGAAGCTTGGATAGGCCGACTGCGTCTTTGATTGCGTGATTTGCACCTTCCCCGCGAGCTGTCcacaagaaagaagaagcaaagaaaacCTGGTTAGCTCTCCCTCTCGGCAGTTTGAATTTGCAAGTGGTCGTAGTAGAAGATTTGAGCAGGGCAGGCAGGGGACTTACCCGGCGTCATCGGATGAGCGGCATCCCCGATCAAAATGACCCTATTGACTGGAGGAATATCCTCAATCAGGGCATCGTACCATGCCTGGAGGACACCATTGTTAGTGACCGGATGATTTCCCTCAACTTTCAATCACGATCGACATaccaccaccttcttcaagccctccacctccgtcttctccacCGTGACCCTGAACTTGGGATTCAGCGCCTGTATCCTCTCCTTCGACTTCCGCAGCCTCTCTTCTGCCGTGCCCGTCTTGACCCAGTGATCATCGCCCACTTCTCGACTTTCCACCATCATCCAGTAGTAGTCTCCATACGATCCATCATCGCTGACGCGGTTGAGACCGCTGAAGAGGATAAAGTCTGGGCCATACGCGACGTAGCACGAATAAGCCAGTTGGAGCTGACTCTCCATATTAGCACGGTCAAGTCGACACTCGCCCATGGTGAGCGTCGAAGAGGTTGAGACCTCCAAGACCTCCGAGTTGGGTTTCTGGAGGACGTGTGGGCGGACTATGTTGATAGTCAGCCATTTCACCATCCACATCCGTTTCATCACGATGCTCATGGGAAGATGGTGAGCACAAACCAGCACTAAAAGTCCCATCAGCCCCCACGAGAATGGTCCCCTCGGCATGTGTCCCATCCTCAAACCAAACCGTCACCttatcctccccctcctcgatCCTCTGCGCCCGTTTTCCCCACTGGATATCCAGATCGCGAGCCAAAGCCTGCCTCAGCCGTAACCTGTGGGCTCGCAAGCAAGGTGTCTCCGGGCTATCTGTCACGTACCCTGCCCGCCCATCCGGAAAGAACATGGCTAGACATGACGGCAgctggagaggaaggaggtggcATGATGATCGAACGGATGAAAAGACTTCATCAGGAAGAGAGCCACCAAAGAGCTTTTCTGGACTGCACAGTACCGCGTATGTATGTCAGTTTCTATAAACGACACGAATGACCACTTATGGAAGTCAACgcaggggtggtggtgagtgtTTACTCGTGAAGTCCAACGGCGTATCCTTGGCCTCTTGCTTCGGCGCTGGCGTCACGCTCAAAAATCTGGAAGCTGATGCCCTGCTTGCGAAGACCTTGGGCAAGTGTTAAACCACCAAGGCCGGCACCGATGATCAAGACGTGCAACTCGCTGTTCATGGTGTAAGGAACTCTTTGTGCTTGCAAAGAACGGTGAGAATGAGAACACGGGTTGGGAGAGAGTGATGCTGAGCGTGATGAGAATCCGTGTCTGGCCCAGCCCGGCGCTTTCTATGTATGGAATCCAGCTCCGAACTCATATCGATCCACCTCGGCTTCCCGGATACCTACCCCTCCTTCGAATCCACCGGCGATCCATACCGCGCAGCGCCTTTCAGTAGGATCGCGCAACATTTGTTGGGATGGTTGGCTCGCTGCAGTAGCATCATGTCGCTTGTAACCTCGTGTGTGCCTGTATCCGAACTGCCCCTCACCGACGGTGTAACCATTTAACACCGATGGATACCCTGGCTGTCCAAACTCCTTACCATATTTTACCTGCACTGTAATAGCCACGTGGCTCCCCATATAAGACCGAAAGGTAGTACCAGATTTGATATTTTacggaaaagaaaaagaaaatgaaaaaaaaaaaaaaaaaaaaaaaaaaaaaaaaaaaaaaaaaaaacaaaggaaCAAAGTGGTGAACAGAACATAAGCGGCGGCAAGATCCCTCAGTAGGAAGTCATCCGAGCAGCGTCCAATCAAGGCTGTCTTGACCGGCATTGTGCTCACACATATTTGGAatgaaaagagggaaaaaagaagcctTGACATTTTTTTTGTGTTCCCAACACCGTCTAATTGCCGTCGCTTGAACAGAAACACGCATGATGATGACCGCCCGCCTTGTAGATAACATCTTCAGCCTAGAGTTGACCCATGAACCCCCCACTTTGGTAAAATCGCATTTGGTGCTCTCGCAGGTCCGCCCAGCTCCTGAGTTCCATCTCTTCATCCTGCGGAGTCATGGTCCCGTCACCCCGGTCCGTGTTCCCTGGTCCAGTCTTCTCCAGCCTCATGAGAATGTCTAGAAAGCGGGTGAGAGGCTCTTGGGCCTTGGTGGCCATGGGCCCCTTCCTTCCAGGAGCATCGTGGACGAGAGTGGAAGCCACCTGACGAACCTTATTGATGAAGGATGCGCCATTGGGCTCCATGTTGCGTTGAGAGATGGAAGCCAGCACGACAAGGAGATTCTGGACAATCAGCTCACGCTCGGATGTCATGTTCTCGTCAATAGGATCAGATAGCTCCTCTGTAGCAGCGTGTagggcagcagcggcaacgCTCTTATTACTATCGTGGGAAACTCCATTGCTGCCGTTGACGCCATTTTCCACGGCCGTGACGGCAGCATATGCTTGTGCTGCTTGATGGCGGGTATGTTCGCGATGGGCATCGCGAAGATTTAAGTAGCGTTCGACGAAGTATGAGCGTGTCGCGACCTGCGACGCATATATATTTGCCTTTTGGATCTCATACTGAAGCAGACGACGACCATGGTCGTTATTGACAATATGCCGGATGTCTGAGGCCGGCTGATGTGCAGGAAAGGCGAGCGGGCAGTACTGGAATCCACTGTCGCTAAGAGCACTACGCGACGCCGGAATTCGAGATAGCTCACTCAGGCTTGTTGGCACACCGTCGGCGGGATTGCTGTCCAAGTCTAGAGTGAGTTCTGGGGGCATGCCTTCCATGACCTGCTTCACAGCTTGCACGCAATCCTGTAACATGACCTTTTGATCCTGAAAGGGTAGTGTTGAGAGGCCGTATGATAACTCGATGCTGACCAACGGGTTCATGGTCATATAAATCTTTATGGCCTGAACGAAGCCAGTCAGACGTGACACGACAGACGGGGGCTGCACCAGGATTTGGGAGGGCAGAATGAACTCGTCGTCCACCTCGACAGGGAAATCGGGATACGGCTCGGCAGGTGTCGGTGGGGGGAACACTACATCACCACTGGGCCCGCCGAGCTGCATCATTGAGCGGACGCCCAGAAACAGGACCCAGAAGACACGCTTGCCGATCTGGTCCTGTACATGATCGAAGGCAGGGCCCCGGTAGGTGACTGCAAAAAAGTCACGCTGTTTATGGTATCCCAGTTCTCTGATGATGTTGCACGTTTCTGACATGAAGCGGCGACACACCTTCCATTGCAAAGTGTAAGCAGCAGCCAAGCCGAGGAGATAGCTGGTGACTGCGTCGTAAACCGTCATGTCTTCTCGGTTATAAAAGTGAGAACCACGGGCTTCCATGGCCACCTGGCGGCATCGGTCGACGAGATAAATGGCCTTGGGGAACAGATTCAGGCCATGCTGTGACTTGAAATGCAACCGTGCGGTCCTGGGGAAGGAGGCAACCAGGCAGCCTACCATGCTTGCGAGTAGGGCCAGAAACTCGCGGCTCTTTTGGTCTTCGCGGTTGGCCAGTTGCTGACGGAAGGTAGGCTCGTGGGGGAAGGGCGTCAAGGGGTGGATATAGGTGAAGAAGTCGTCAACGAGGAGGACCAAGACGGACCATGGGGCTATCGATTCGGCATCGAGCATCGTCTGAGTCTGCCCATGCGCCTCTGAATGGCCGCCTCGCGGGTTGCCAGCCATGGACATCAAAGTCTGGGCGGCGTTGTGAGGCTGCGCATGGTGGCCCATGTTGTTCGGCAAGGCAGGCTCGAGTCGCGGACGCTTCGCTGCTCTGGCAGCCTCTGCATGCCTATTGGGAGGACCTCGACGCCTCATTTCCCGGTTAAAGGTACAGTCGACCTGAAGATCGCGACATGGCCGACAAGGATGAGTCTCATCACACTACAACATGAGAGCAAAAGGTCAGCTCTATGATATAGGCACGTAGCGTTCTGGATAGCCCGGCTTTACCTTGACTTTCCTTGAACTGCACAGGTCACACGCCCTCCGCAGGCGGGTGGTCTTGGACTGGGGTTTCGGCGTGGTAGCGGAGGCTGGAGAAGGTGTCTGAGAGGCCATTGGAAGTGCCTGTGTATACATGGCCACTGCTTCAGGCGGATATGGTTGTGGGTTTGCAACGTTGCCTGGCTCTATggatggttgtggtggtggtgcttggCCAACGGCGTCGGGAGCAACTACAACGGCAGATTGAAGGGCTGGGTGGCCATCATGGTTGGCAGAGGCATGATGAtgggcggcagcggcagtggcAGCTGCTGCAAGGACGGTGGGGTGAGCATCGACATTGAATGACGGCAAAGATATTGCCGAGGATtcttgttgtggttgtggttgtggttgtgttggaggaggaggaggaggaggaggaggagaaggaggaggaggaggacgaggaggtaATTGATGGTCAGTCgattggtgttgttgatgggtTGGGGGGTGCAAGTGCCCGCCGTGGTGCTCTGTGGAGACAGCGCTTGTAGCTGTAGCACTACCGGCAGCCGTCGAGGCAGAGGTTGAGTTGGGTGGTCTTGGTTCAGTTGCCTGCTGGTGGTCAGAATAGTGACCAGTCGAGTGACCAGTTACTATGTTTGATAGCCTTGCTGCTGTCGCATTACcagcagtagtagtagtagcagcaGTCGTGGCATTTATATTCGCGGTAGTGGatgatgttgaggttgtcaATGGGGGGAGTGGAGGTTGTGTTATCGACATTCTGGACGAGGGGACGGGACCTGCCAACGGAGCTGGAGACCTGGCTGGCTTGTGACTCGGTACACTCATACACTAGAAACCGTCGTGAATGAATTGCGTCGATGTGTGGGAAGGTGAAAGGGCTCCACAAGAGCTCTCACTCATAAGAACAGCGGATGCCCGATAGGCCCTGCTCGTCCACGACAAACTTGAAGAGACGGGCATTTAACCGTGGTCTTGGCGGGCCATCAGCCAATTGCGCCAAGCGAAAGGTCACAGAACTAACTGAATATCATCAGAGTGGTGCTACTACTTCTCACACCTAACTCCAAAGTACAAAAGACTGCTATAACATCTATTTTCaggaaaagagaagtaaaaatattaaagggaTGTACCTCGAATCCATCATATGTATTAGTGGTGACGTATTCTGTGAATTATCACGACTatcctagaggtatttaGCCAGCCAATTAGGTCAACAATTGTATCAGGAACGCATGCCACGTGACTTGACCGGAACAAGCCGACCATTCCTTTCAGTTCTCCACATACCTAACAGCCTCTCGCATTGGTCAATGCCTGTTCATTCCAACTGTTCCTTCCAATGTCACTTCCTGTCATCCTCGCGGTTGCAATATCGACTCTCAATTGCCTTCAAAAATGAGCTCTTGACAGTTGGTGATAATGGCAGTCCATTTAACCCCACGTCGCCGTTATCGGCCATCTTCAAAACCAATACAAGGGTCCCAGTACACGTACAAAACTGCGCGATGCACTGGCGGACTTGACCCCGACAAGGACAAACCCCAGAGGCCCAGACTCCTCCTCGAGAAACCGAGGCAACTTAATCATTCAATGGTGGGATCGACGGAACGAACCCCGGGCTGTTCACGGTTACGATCCCGCCTTTCCGCTCTTCGAAAAGACCGTGAGAAGCCGACTCTTCCTGTTCTGTCCGTGGACCAACAACCACACAAAGCTGAACAGGCAGTTTGGACCTGGCAAAAATTGCACCACGTCGCAGTGTAACATGCTGCCCACCGTCGTCCTCTTGATGGAAGCGAATTCCCATCTCACGAGGTCGTACTCGGTCTACCGGCAGTTGCCGAatgagggttagggtttctTTGAGTCACTCAGCTATCCATTCAAACGCCCCGGATGTTGTCCCTGGACCCCTGATAGCGCCCCGATGCTCCTCCCCCATCCCCTTGCTCACATCCCATCGAATGTCAACCTGTGATGGCTTCCCCTTCTCGGCCGGCACTAGGCTGTCGACCATCAAAGAGTCGTCAATCTCATCATTGTAACCTTTGAGTCATGGCAATCAGCCGCAAACCAACGGGTAGACCGACGATCTGCAAGTCAACAGTCCCATTTCATCACAGATTCTTGCTTCTTCGTCTCGCCGAGACCGGGCATAACTACGGTAGCCTACCCATATGTACTACATAGTCTTCCTGGGCAAGCATCCGTGGGGGTGGACCCCCACTACATCCACACTACTAGAAGTCCTGCCCCCACCGAAGGACCAACAGCTCGACGATACATGTAGCACAAGTGGAAGACCGAGGGAGTTCAAGTTCTCGAACTCATCAACATTGAAAATACATGAATGTCCAGGAGATCCGAGGCGTTGATGGCAGTTACCAAACACAGCTAGATACACCGCCATCTCCACATCGATCCACGATATACATACAGTAGTCTCTCCTAACGACAGGGCagttacactacactacaccttGGTGAtcagtgtagtgtacatcaCCCCCCGGTACAGGACTTGTGCCGCACATGGACATTCAGGGAATATTTTAGCGAACGGAGCAACGCCCCTCCGTCTCATTGGTTAGACAAAAGTGGTCTGCATTAGACATAAGGCGCGTCGAATCCTCAAACCCCACCTCCACCAGTCTTCTCGTTTTCTGTATCGTCTACACACTACGGCCAGCCCTTTTCGTCACCTACGGATCCGGCGCTACCATCAGGACTACGTACGTACGAGTCAGCAACCGGTGGCCTAGAGAAGGCTTGACGGGCCATTAAAGGCTGGTACAACTCATCTTCCATTCGTTCCGCCCTGGGCCCCATTCCGAATCAAGCAAGTGGCTTTTGCAAAACGTCTCAAAGGAGCCTTCAACCCTCTTACCAAGTACTCGCAAACTGGACTATTGCACGCCTCCGACTTTCTGGAAGCCCGCGGGAAGCAGACAACTTTTGTTTCAACCTAGAGATTGGTGCCCTTCGACTGCTGATTCATGCCTTGGCCCGCTTCGAGTTCGTCAGACCTGGCCCGTCGGTTACCGGATCCGGCCTGCGCCATGGTTAGCTCGGGAGCCATCCATTCCAAGGAGGAATGGGAGACGTGGAAGAAAACAATTACACATCTGTACCTGTCCGAGAAGAGAAAGCTCCGAGATGTGAGGGAGATTATGATACAGAAACATGGGTTTCGCGCGACGTGAGTGGAGATCCCTAGTTTTACACACACTTCAACCACCACGGTATGCAATGGCTGGCGGAGTCTGACTTGCAGTTACCAATGTAGCATACACCAGTACAAGATCAGACTCCAACAATGGGGCCTCGAGAAGAACAATAAGGTAAGACAAGCAAGTTCCGGCTGGTACGGGTAATTATGGCCCAGCTTTGCTCACGCGGACGTTTCGTTTCCTAGGAGAGTGACATGAGATACATGTCGGCCAAGGCCGCTCAGAGAGCTGCTCAGGGCAAAAAGTCGGCCTTTCGCGTCAGGGGCAGAGACATATCACAAGCTGAGCTCGACCGATACTGGCATCGCAAGCATCATGGCCATCAAAAAGGTTCTTCTGCAGGGATCGGAGAAGACATTGACCTGTCCTCCATGCCGGAAGAAATCGAGTGCTACACGCCTGCGAGCAGTCGTCCAAGCTCTCCAACTCCGCCCAGTCTAGACCCCCCACAGCCGCCCGAGGCGATCTACCGGGATCCCGCCGTTGTGCCCAACCATTCCGCCGGGACACCTATTGACACGCCTGTCTATATCACAACACCCCCAGCAGCGCTGATATCACCACCCCGAACAGAGCTGGTCAGCCCTACGAGTGTCAAACCAATCAAATCACGACCTGAATCACCTCCCGAAATTCTCCTTCTACGACAGCAACAGCGGCGGAAACCACCAAATGtaaagacggaggaggagtcgcCCGAGAGCAGTCCCGACAACTGGCGCCGCAAGCGCAAACTCACCGATTTACACCCACTCACACCACCCGGACACCTCCTCTCGGTTCAGACGGTGGTAACGGGCACGCGGAACTTTTACGTCCGTTTCGTGCACTCGCAGGTAGACGCATCGGACGTGGTCAAGCAGCCGCCGCACTGGAACCTGCGGCGGTTTTACGAACTCGCCCTTTCCGTATCTGCGCAGCTCTCCCTGCCCCAATGGAACGACCAGCGCGACAGCATCGTGACGCTCTACAACGACACGCTCGACCAGATCCGGCCCATCATCACGCCCGACCCGAACCCGTTGCTGCTGACGTGCATTTTCCAAATCTGCTGCCGCTTCTGGCAGGACGGCAAGGCGCAGGCGCTGCACTACCTGCTGAGCTACATCCGGCACGAGGTCGGCCAGATCCACGGCAAGTCCCATCCGCTGTACGTCATCTGCGGCTCCCTGTTGCGCAGCCCCGAGGTGCTCTCGGACCTGGTCGTCACCGGTCTCCGCTGGGCGGTCAACGGGCTGGCGGAACGGCTAGGCGAAGAACACCCGCAAACGCTGGCGGCAGCGCGCGGACTGTACTCGGCCTATTATGCACAGGGGGACATGGTTTCGGCGAAGCGGTACATGGTTGCGGCCGTCGAGCTGGAAGAGAAGTTCCACCCGCAAGACATTCATGGCAGGCTAGACTTGTTGTTCAAAGTCATTCATTGCGAGCTGGGTATGAACGACATTACATCGGCGCTGGAGAACCTCAAGATCGTTGAGAACACGATCGACGGTCTGCCGGGCGCGACCGATTGGCGGGTGCGGATGTGCTATTTGAGGGCCAAGGGCGAGTTGTTGAGGCAGCAGGGAGACCCAAAAGCGATCGATGTGCTGGAGGAGCAGCTGAGGCTGGCGAGGGAGAGCAGCCCGTTGCAGACTGGTTGGTGGGCGTTGGTGTCGGCGGAGAAACACCTGGAGTTTGCGAAAAGGTCGGTTAGGACGCAGGATAGGATGGTGCCTTACCTGGTCCCTTGCTAATGGCTTTCATATCTCGGTCCCTTGCTAATGGCTTTCATATCTCCCCGTCCTTTGGCTGGTTGATGGGTGGCTTTGGAGCAGAAATAATGTCTTTCTTTGTTCTTTGTGTTGTGTTTTCCTTATGGAAAGAGCGGAGGAGTTTTGAGGAGTTGGGACTTGGCTTGCGCTGAAGAGATTGGCGCCTGGGACCTTGTTATATATGTCGTTTTGCTGATGTGTGTAGCTCGGTGGTTTGTCGGAGAGTCGGAGAAGGTCGATCCTGCACCAAACTTCTGTAAGGAACGGGAAGGGTGGGGACGGCTCAAGGCTTACGTAACGGGCGCAATAATTGTAGGAGGGGCGGTACATCACTCGAGGCATCGAAGATGGACGCAAGCTGGTACTTTGAAGggcactacctacctaagtacctacctacctttttATGATATGATCGGTAGAGTTGTTTGCCCACAAATTCTGTGTCAGTCAAGAAAAACTCGGAACATCGACGCCGAAACGTTAGATaccaaggaaaaaaaaaaaaaaaaaaaaaaaaaaaaaaacagccCGAGCCCAGATAACGGGAAAACCACCCAGGTCCAGTCCGGGGGTACATAGCACCTGCCCTAAAATGCCCTAGCGCTGCAGAATATCAGTGGAGGAGCACGGGCCTAGACTACAGTTTTTTAAAAACAGGTGGGCAACGTTAAGCAGACGAAGCAGTCATATAAAAAAACCGAACACAAATCCAATGGACAGTCCAATACGGCTCGCTTTCgttaggtatgtaggtaggaaaGACCATCATCAGAAGGCTGTAGGTAGTATGGATGACTG
It encodes:
- the ecd-2 gene encoding early conidial development-2 protein; its protein translation is MNSELHVLIIGAGLGGLTLAQGLRKQGISFQIFERDASAEARGQGYAVGLHDPEKLFGGSLPDEVFSSVRSSCHLLPLQLPSCLAMFFPDGRAGYVTDSPETPCLRAHRLRLRQALARDLDIQWGKRAQRIEEGEDKVTVWFEDGTHAEGTILVGADGTFSAVRPHVLQKPNSEVLEVSTSSTLTMGECRLDRANMESQLQLAYSCYVAYGPDFILFSGLNRVSDDGSYGDYYWMMVESREVGDDHWVKTGTAEERLRKSKERIQALNPKFRVTVEKTEVEGLKKVVAWYDALIEDIPPVNRVILIGDAAHPMTPARGEGANHAIKDAVGLSKLLAENKDQPIDILRQKLDELQRSLVSEGNQAILLARQVMAKARQRERVEKPMVWGHEVKIVDEAVPLPLELK